The sequence GCCAGTCGTCGGCGGCGAACCGCCGCGCCCCGGTGATCTCCTGGTTGAACATCGTCCGCGGTGCGTGCAGCGACAGCGTCGAGGTCTGGTTGCGTACGCCGCGCGTCAGCGTCCGCACCAGCGCCGACGGCATGCCCGCCGCCTCCGCGGTGATGCCCAGCGCCGAGCGCACCACTTCGCCCGGCAGCTCCGACAGGCCTCGGTCCGGTGCCTCGACGGCCTTGCCACCGCGGCGGGACCGTGCGAACTCCGCCGACCACGGCGCCGGCATGTCGCGCTGGTCCGGGTCGGTGCTCAGCGTCTTCTGCAGCAGCCGCATCGCGGAGATGCCGTCGACCAGGCCGTGGTGCATCTTGGCGTACATCGCGACCCGGCCGTCCTCGAGGCCCTCGATGATCGTCGCCTCCCACAGCGGCCGCGACCAGTCCAGCCGCGTCTGGTGCAGCCGGCCGCACAGCTCCAGCAGCTCCCGGATCCGCCCCGGCGCCGGCAGTGCGGCGTGCCGCATGTGGTGCTCGATGTCGAACTGGGTGTCGTCGCGCCACACCAGCGCCCCGCCGGTGCGCGGCGACCGGAACGGGTGCTTGCGGAACAGCGGCGCGATCTCCGGTACGTCGCGCATCTGCTCGACCATCCCGCGGACGAAGTCCGGCCCCGCGCCCTCGGGCTTCTCGTAGAGCTGCAGCGCCCCGACGTGCATCGGCATGCTGCGGTTCTCGGCGAGGAGGAACGCGGCGGAACTCGGGTCGATCGCGGCCAACGGGACA comes from Nocardioides panacisoli and encodes:
- a CDS encoding WS/DGAT/MGAT family O-acyltransferase, whose protein sequence is MAAIDPSSAAFLLAENRSMPMHVGALQLYEKPEGAGPDFVRGMVEQMRDVPEIAPLFRKHPFRSPRTGGALVWRDDTQFDIEHHMRHAALPAPGRIRELLELCGRLHQTRLDWSRPLWEATIIEGLEDGRVAMYAKMHHGLVDGISAMRLLQKTLSTDPDQRDMPAPWSAEFARSRRGGKAVEAPDRGLSELPGEVVRSALGITAEAAGMPSALVRTLTRGVRNQTSTLSLHAPRTMFNQEITGARRFAADDWPIERLKAIGKATGTSLNDVVLAMCAGAIREYLIEHDALPEEPLIAMVPIGLKARDVGSASAEGGNAVGSVMARLATNVADPGERLAAIHASMADGKQALASMTPAQIIAMSAIGQVPAVLPPLLKMQGIVKAPYNLIISNVPGPQQPHYWNGAKLVGNYPASIPINGMALNITCTSYDGMLCFGLTGCRRTVPQLQRLLTHLEDAVVGLEEAAGV